From Coffea arabica cultivar ET-39 chromosome 2e, Coffea Arabica ET-39 HiFi, whole genome shotgun sequence, the proteins below share one genomic window:
- the LOC113726596 gene encoding transcription initiation factor TFIID subunit 1-like isoform X3: MSTLGNINSVFDDENYDEDDESEKKDEVAESNIEVKSILSAGEKIDEDASSGDAFEDALESEFLTADIVDSEEEVPVGLEEPSGGNDSTLLPILCVEDGLVILRFSEIFGLYEPLKKSDKRERKYPVPRDKFKTMDTPENVEEDEETFLKGSGLDVSGTRQAQVAQHNVLTFMDDDLGSGKFGVIQEDGKIDAEVDQCRKDSCQSSEPFKEDLPVMLPPEWNSPICPKFYPLDQLNWEDRIIWDNSPAQSSCIEESCEMSGPDSDVLGDKNFEADTHPLVSDLERERCEHEHPFRHGFSISPEPFGSGSLSEPSKLPYCERMYHPQLLRLESRFDQDDPNNTDLGHEGGSEKVLGNGVISRFNRLMLENGDLQEGSWLDNIIWDSNQPISKPKLILDFRDEQMLFEIQDNKDSKHLRLHAGAMIITRSVKPSTGDSVELHSHGGLSGGRFNISNDKFYSNRKSSQQVKSHMKKRTAHGLKVLHSIPTLKLQTMKVKLSNKDIANFHRPKALWYPHDNEVALKEQEKLSTQGPMKVILKSLGGKGCKLHVDGEETISSVKAKASKKLDFKLSEPVKVVYSGKELEDHKTLAAQNVRPNSLLHLVRTKIHLLPRAQKIPGENKSLRPPGAFKKKSDLSVKDGHVFLMEYCEERPLLLGNVGMGARLCTYYQKSAPGDQTGNLMRNGNNGLGSVLILDPADKSPFLGDIKPGCSQSSLETNMYRAPIYQHKVSSADFLLVRTAKGKLSIRRIDRIDVVGQQEPHIEVMSPGSKSVQTYIMNRLMVYMYREFSAAEKRGLRPSIRADELSAQFPSLSEAFLRKRLKHCADLQRGSNGQLLWAMRRNFRIPLEEELRRMVTPENVCAYESMQAGLYRLKRLGITRLTSPTGLSSAMNQLPDEAIALAAASHIERELQITPWNLSSNFVACTNQDRENIERLEITGVGDPSGRGLGFSFVRNTPKAPVSNTMVKKKAVVGKGSTVTGTDADLRRLSMEAAREVLLKFNVPEEQIAKQTRWHRIAMIRKLSSEQAASGVKVDPTTISKYARGQRMSFMQLQQQTREKCQEIWDRQVQSLSAVEGEENESDSEANSDLDSFAGDLENLLDAEECEDGEDGNNVSKNDIIDGVKGIKMRRRPFQAQAEEEIEDEAAEAAELCRMLMDDDEADRKKKKKVKVGGDQVRLGSVSQLKLGVENVERIQKTNNVIKRNIQLDGQPLAKENATRDRKEDENISAKKNLSGKLKAKKKNDMEQMELLKKKVKILGDGIKIVKEKKSARESFVCGACGQLGHMRTNKNCPKYGEDVETRAENNEPEKNLGKVGILDQADQPQQKTSTKKLIQKSATKIAVVEAHEDDKSSTKAKILKVKCGTTDKPPDKLTPATSQNSDKPVTSDAETVHKSAVKVNKIIFSNKTKPDDMLVESQKPSIVIRPPAESDRDQPRKKIIIKRPKEVINVDDVSQEGSSGIEYRKTKKIVELTSVDKHRVRQSKYFTDQAASKKNREEKRWLEAEEKRRFAIRQKEERARRYLEEQKRAMEERDRFSEIRRYEETIRREREEEEREKAKKKKKKKKRPEIRDDYLDDFPPRRNDRRIPDRTAKRKPGPDTGRYSAGYGPATKRRRGGEVGLSNILESIVETLKEKQEISYLFLKPVSKKDAPDYLDIINRPMDLSTIREKVRRMEYKRSEEFRHDIWQITFNAHAYNDRRNPGIPPMADQLLELCDYLLDLNDADLREAEAGIEHGD, translated from the exons ATGAGTACTTTGGGGAATATCAATTCTGTCTTTGATGATGAAAATTATGACGAGGATGATGAATCAGAAAAGAAGGACGAGGTGGCCGAAAGCAATATTGAAGTGAAATCCATACTTTCAGCAG GGGAAAAGATTGATGAAGATGCTTCATCTGGGGATGCATTTGAAGATGCGCTTGAATCTGAATTCTTGACCGCTGATATTGTAGATTCTGAGGAG GAGGTGCCAGTGGGCTTAGAGGAGCCATCTGGGGGCAACGATTCAACTCTGCTGCCTATTCTTTGTGTTGAAGATGGATTGGTGATTCTACGTTTTTCAGAAATTTTTGGCCTTTATGAGCCTTTAAAGAAGTCTGACAAAAGGGAGCGCAAATATCCTGTTCCTAGAG ATAAATTCAAGACTATGGATACTCCAGAAAATGTTGAAGAAGATGAGGAAACATTCTTGAAGGGATCCGGCTTAGATGTGTCTGGTACGAGACAAGCCCAAGTGGCTCAACACAATGTTTTAACATTTATGGACGATGATTTAGGATCGGGGAAGTTTGGTGTTATCCAGGAAGATGGTAAAATTGATGCAGAAGTTGACCAGTGTAGAAAAGATTCTTGTCAGAGTTCTGAACCATTTAAAGAAGATTTGCCAGTGATGCTTCCTCCAGAGTGGAACTCACCTATTTGTCCAAAGTTTTACCCTCTTGATCAACTAAACTGGGAGGATAGGATAATTTGGGATAATTCTCCCGCACAGAGTTCCTGTATTGAAGAGAGTTGTGAGATGTCTGGACCTGATTCTGACGTACTGGGTGATAAGAATTTCGAGGCCGATACTCACCCTCTGGTGTCAGATCTTGAAAGAGAACGTTGTGAACATGAACATCCTTTTCGTCATGGTTTTTCCATATCACCAGAGCCCTTTGGTTCAGGAAGTCTTTCTGAACCTTCAAAACTGCCTTACTGTGAAAGAATGTATCATCCTCAACTTTTAAGGTTAGAGTCTCGATTTGATCAAGATGATCCAAATAATACTGACCTTGGACATGAAGGAGGCTCTGAAAAAGTTCTAGGTAATGGTGTCATAAGCCGTTTTAATAGGCTCATGTTAGAGAACGGAGATCTGCAGGAAGGATCTTGGTTGGACAATATAATTTGGGATTCAAATCAGCCCATTTCAAAGCCGAAGCTGATATTAGATTTCCGAGATGAACAAATGCTTTTTGAAATTCAAGATAATAAGGACAGTAAGCATCTTAGGCTTCATGCTGGTGCTATGATTATAACCCGTTCAGTCAAGCCTAGTACTGGTGACTCTGTCGAGCTACATAGTCATGGAGGTCTTTCAGGAGGTAGGTTTAACATCTCAAATGACAAATTTTACTCAAATAGGAAATCTTCCCAGCAGGTGAAATCACATATGAAGAAGCGTACAGCTCATGGTCTCAAAGTTCTGCATTCAATTCCAACACTTAAGCTGCAGACGATGAAAGTTAAGCTAAGCAA TAAAGATATTGCTAATTTCCATCGACCAAAAGCTTTATGGTATCCTCATGATAATGAGGTGGCACTGAAAGAACAAGAGAAGCTGTCTACGCAAGGACCTATGAAGGTCATATTAAAGAGTTTGGGAGGCAAAGGATGTAAACTTCATGTGGATGGCGAGGAGACCATCTCTTCAGTTAAAGCTAAAGCTTCAAAGAAGCTAG ATTTTAAATTGTCTGAGCCAGTGAAAGTGGTTTATTCTGGAAAGGAGCTAGAAGACCACAAGACTCTTGCTGCACAAAATGTGCGACCAAACTCCTTGTTGCACCTTGTTCGTACAAAAATCCATTTACTACCCAGGGCACAAAAAATCCCTGGTGAGAACAAGTCTTTGCGTCCTCCTGGGGCATTTAAGAAGAAGTCCGATCTTTCAGTAAAGGATGGTCATGTCTTTCTGATGGA ATACTGTGAAGAAAGACCTTTACTCCTGGGAAATGTGGGAATGGGTGCAAGACTGTGCACTTACTACCAAAAGTCTGCCCCTGGTGATCAAACAGGGAACTTAATGCGAAATGGGAATAACGGATTGGGGAGTGTTTTAATCCTAGATCCTGCTGATAAATCCCCTTTTCTTGGGGACATAAAACCTGGTTGCAGTCAATCATCTCTCGAAACCAATATGTATCGAGCACCTATATATCAGCATAAGGTGTCATCAGCTGATTTTCTATTGGTCCGAACTGCAAAAGGAAAACTTTCAATAAGACGAATTGACAGGATTGATGTTGTTGGACAACAG GAGCCTCACATCGAGGTAATGTCCCCTGGATCAAAAAGTGTTCAAACATACATTATGAACAGGTTGATGGTGTATATGTACCGTGAGTTTTCTGCTGCTGAGAAGCGTGGGTTACGGCCTTCTATACGCGCTGATGAGTTGTCTGCACAGTTTCCCAGCCTATCAGAAGCATTTCTTCGGAAAAGGCTAAAACATTGTGCTGATTTGCAG AGAGGATCAAATGGACAGCTTCTTTGGGCTATGAGGCGCAATTTCCGCATTCCTTTGGAGGAGGAACTAAGGAGGATGGTGACACCAGAGAAT GTTTGTGCCTATGAAAGCATGCAAGCTGGCTTGTACAGGCTCAAGCGGTTGGGAATTACTAGGTTAACTTCACCAACAGGCCTGTCGTCTGCAATGAATCAGCTTCCAGATGAAGCTATTGCGTTAGCTGCTGCATCTCATATTGAAAGGGAGCTGCAAATAACACCATGGAACTTGAGTAGCAACTTTGTTGCCTGCACAAATCAG GACAGGGAAAATATTGAACGTTTGGAAATTACAGGTGTTGGTGATCCATCTGGACGTGGGCTAGGTTTCAGTTTTGTTCGTAATACTCCTAAGGCACCTGTATCAAAtacaatggtgaagaaaaagGCAGTTGTTGGTAAAGGTTCAACAGTAACCGGTACCGATGCCGATCTACGCAGATTGAGCATGGAAGCTGCACGAGAG GTTCTCCTCAAATTCAATGTACCAGAGGAGCAAATAGCTAAGCAGACTAGGTGGCATCGAATTGCTATGATTCGCAAGCTTTCAAGTGAGCAAGCTGCATCAGGGGTCAAGGTAGATCCAACAACAATCAGCAAGTATGCTCGTGGCCAAAGAATGTCGTTTATGCAGCTGCAGCAGCAGACGAGGGAAAAATGTCAGGAAATATGGGATCGACAAGTTCAAAGTCTTTCTGCTGTTGAGGGTGAAGAAAACGAAAGTGACTCTGAAGCCAACAGTGACCTAGATTCCTTTGCTGGGGATTTGGAAAATCTTCTGGATGCAGAAGAGTGTGAAGATGGTGAAGATGGTAATAATGTTTCCAAGAATGATATCATTGATGGGGTTAAGGGGATTAAGATGAGAAGGCGACCTTTCCAAGCACAGGCAGAGGAGGAAATTGAAGATGAGGCTGCTGAAGCAGCTGAGTTGTGCAGAATGCTTATGGATG ATGATGAAGCTGatagaaagaagaagaaaaaagttaAAGTTGGAGGGGACCAAGTTCGGTTGGGTTCAGTCTCGCAATTGAAGCTTGGTGTTGAGAATGTTGAGCGAATACAGAAAACGAACAATGTTATCAAGAGAAACATACAACTAGATGGACAACCTCTAGCAAAGGAGAATGCCACTAGAGATCGTAAAGAG GACGAGAATATTTCAGCTAAAAAGAACTTATCCGGGAAACTTAAAGCAAAGAAGAAGAATGACATGGAACAGATGGAGcttctaaaaaagaaagttaaaataTTGGGTGATGGAATTAAG ATTGTCAAGGAAAAGAAATCAGCAAGAGAGAGTTTTGTCTGTGGGGCTTGTGGCCAG CTTGGTCATATGAGGACTAATAAAAATTGCCCCAAATATGGTGAAGATGTTGAAACACGTGCTGAAAACAACGAGCCGGAGAAGAACTTAGGGAAAGTTGGTATTCTGGATCAGGCAGATCAACCCCAGCAGAAAACTTCTACAAAGAAGCTCATACAGAAAAGTGCAACCAAAATTGCTGTGGTTGAAGCCCACGAGGATGACAAGTCTAGTACAAAGGCAAAAATTCTGAAGGTCAAATGTGGCACAACTGACAAACCCCCCGATAAGCTCACTCCTGCCACATCACAGAATTCTGACAAACCTGTAACTTCAGATGCTGAAACAGTACATAAATCTGCTGTCAAAgtaaacaaaattattttttcaaacaaaactaAACCGGATGATATGCTGGTTGAGTCTCAAAAGCCTTCCATTGTTATAAGGCCACCAGCAGAGTCTGATAGAGACCAGCCTCGCAAGAAAATCATAATCAAACGGCCAAAGGAGGTTATAAATGTGGATGACGTAAGTCAGGAAGGAAGTAGTGGAATTGAGTAccggaaaacaaaaaaaattgttgaattGACAAGTGTTGATAAGCATAGGGTGCGACAAAGCAAATATTTCACTGACCAAGCAGCAAGCAAGAAGAACAGAGAGGAGAAGAGATGGTTGGAAGCGGAGGAGAAGAGGAGGTTTGCTATCagacaaaaagaagaaagagccCGAAGGTATTTGGAGGAACAGAAAAGGGCGATGGAAGAGCGGGATAGATTTTCCGAGATAAGACGATATGAAGAAACCATCCGCAgggagagagaagaagaagaacgtgaaaaggcaaaaaagaagaagaaaaagaagaaaagacctGAAATTAGAGATGATTACCTGGATGATTTTCCTCCCAGAAGAAATGACAGGAGGATACCAGACAGAACAGCAAAGAGGAAACCAGGACCTGATACCGGAAGATACAGTGCTGGCTATGGCCCAGCAACAAAGCGCAGACGAGGAGGAGAG GTTGGCTTGTCAAACATCCTGGAAAGCATTGTGGAGACTCTCAAGGAGAAGCAAGAGATTTCCTATCTTTTTTTAAAGCCAGTTTCCAAGAAGGATGCTCCTGACTACCTTGATATCATAAACCGACCGATGGATCTGTCCACAATCCGTGAAAAGGTGAGGAGGATGGAGTATAAAAGAAGCGAAGAATTTAGGCATGACATATGGCAAATCACCTTCAATGCCCATGCGTACAATGATAGACGCAACCCAGGTATTCCTCCAATGGCTGATCAGCTTCTGGAGCTTTGTGACTATTTATTAGATTTGAATGA